Proteins from a genomic interval of Acinonyx jubatus isolate Ajub_Pintada_27869175 chromosome B4, VMU_Ajub_asm_v1.0, whole genome shotgun sequence:
- the LOC128316497 gene encoding uncharacterized protein LOC128316497 isoform X2 — protein sequence MVTRSDARNRTGEQPLDGTGTASSNPQVAPMRSVLLLSPGERGGNGGTERSRDLPGVTQAVHRPSPAHTLTPTPSCLASTCLPSRPVRGCARGQGSVGERVCRTGRGCAQALVTAHLLPLVRCGYRCVQPGPPAWTPLPPLCPLPGPPYLGRPRGPASLLPAARPGSPSPDGCAISPRGRCCPQAGRGCVPSLLRHPGARNRPDQDINRDATGCRSAGRRVQAQRPRDPARFHLLISSQERRKRVNRRFSIGLEKERASERAGERQRERERESQAASVPSARSPTRGSNPQTVRSRPEPKSRVGCRTD from the exons atggTGACCCGATCCGACGCTAGAAATCGTACGGGTGAACAGCCCTTGGACGGTACAGGAACTGCCTCATCGAATCCTCAGGTCGCCCCTATGAGGTCGGTGCTGTTATTGTCCCCCGGTGAGAGGGGAGggaacggaggcacagagaggtccagGGACctgcctggggtcacacaggCAGTCCACCGTCCGTCCCCAGCCCACACCCTGACCCCCACGCCTTCCTGCTTGGCGAGCACCTGCCTCCCGTCCAGGCCCGTGCGGGGCTGTGCACGGGGCCAGGGGAGCGTGGGCGAGCGCGTGTGTCGGACGGGCCGGGGGTGCGCACAGGCGCTAGTGACCGCGCATCTGTTGCCGCTCGTGCGGTGTGGCTACAGGTGTGTCCAGCCTGGTCCCCCAGCCTGGaccccccttcccccgctctgTCCCCTGCCGGGGCCTCCTTATCTTGGGAGACCCCGGGGGCCGGCGTCCCTTCTGCCTGCCGCCCGCCCGGGATCCCCTAGCCCGGACGGTTGTGCCATCAGCCCGCGCGGGCGTTGTTGTCCCCAAGCGGGGCGAGGGTGTGTCCCTTCACTTCTGCGTCACCCGGGCGCCCGGAACAGGCCCGACCAGGACATTAACAGGGATGCCACGGGCTGCCGCTCAGCGGGCAGGCGTGTGCAGGCCCAGCGCCCTCGTGACCCCGCCCGATTCCATTTGTTAATCTCCTCTCAGGAGAGACGCAAACGAGTCAACAGAAG gttctcgATTGGcttggagaaagaaagagcgagcgagcgagcaggggagaggcagagagagagggagagagaatcccaagcagcctctgtaccatcagcgcggagcccgacccggggctcgaacccccagaccgtgagatcacgaccggagccgaaatcaagagttggatgccgaaccgactga
- the LOC128316497 gene encoding uncharacterized protein LOC128316497 isoform X1, with protein MVTRSDARNRTGEQPLDGTGTASSNPQVAPMRSVLLLSPGERGGNGGTERSRDLPGVTQAVHRPSPAHTLTPTPSCLASTCLPSRPVRGCARGQGSVGERVCRTGRGCAQALVTAHLLPLVRCGYRCVQPGPPAWTPLPPLCPLPGPPYLGRPRGPASLLPAARPGSPSPDGCAISPRGRCCPQAGRGCVPSLLRHPGARNRPDQDINRDATGCRSAGRRVQAQRPRDPARFHLLISSQERRKRVNRRSVAEPGSGCGFPLPGSLGGYFIFFFFNCHLFFLRFSIGLEKERASERAGERQRERERESQAASVPSARSPTRGSNPQTVRSRPEPKSRVGCRTD; from the coding sequence atggTGACCCGATCCGACGCTAGAAATCGTACGGGTGAACAGCCCTTGGACGGTACAGGAACTGCCTCATCGAATCCTCAGGTCGCCCCTATGAGGTCGGTGCTGTTATTGTCCCCCGGTGAGAGGGGAGggaacggaggcacagagaggtccagGGACctgcctggggtcacacaggCAGTCCACCGTCCGTCCCCAGCCCACACCCTGACCCCCACGCCTTCCTGCTTGGCGAGCACCTGCCTCCCGTCCAGGCCCGTGCGGGGCTGTGCACGGGGCCAGGGGAGCGTGGGCGAGCGCGTGTGTCGGACGGGCCGGGGGTGCGCACAGGCGCTAGTGACCGCGCATCTGTTGCCGCTCGTGCGGTGTGGCTACAGGTGTGTCCAGCCTGGTCCCCCAGCCTGGaccccccttcccccgctctgTCCCCTGCCGGGGCCTCCTTATCTTGGGAGACCCCGGGGGCCGGCGTCCCTTCTGCCTGCCGCCCGCCCGGGATCCCCTAGCCCGGACGGTTGTGCCATCAGCCCGCGCGGGCGTTGTTGTCCCCAAGCGGGGCGAGGGTGTGTCCCTTCACTTCTGCGTCACCCGGGCGCCCGGAACAGGCCCGACCAGGACATTAACAGGGATGCCACGGGCTGCCGCTCAGCGGGCAGGCGTGTGCAGGCCCAGCGCCCTCGTGACCCCGCCCGATTCCATTTGTTAATCTCCTCTCAGGAGAGACGCAAACGAGTCAACAGAAGGTCCGTGGCTGAACCAGGCTCCGGCTGTGGCTTCCCCCTCCCGGGCTCCCTTGGgggctatttcattttttttttttttaactgtcacttattttttttaaggttctcgATTGGcttggagaaagaaagagcgagcgagcgagcaggggagaggcagagagagagggagagagaatcccaagcagcctctgtaccatcagcgcggagcccgacccggggctcgaacccccagaccgtgagatcacgaccggagccgaaatcaagagttggatgccgaaccgactga